The following proteins are co-located in the Pedobacter sp. FW305-3-2-15-E-R2A2 genome:
- a CDS encoding multicopper oxidase domain-containing protein: MKRTLIMILLFGFSQMVLAQHEGHQMPVKQPKKAETGKPVVLEKSSLKVKTQPKSVRYDLYIKDTTVNYSGKEKKAIAINGRIPGPVLTFTEGDTAVVYVHNLMHMETSIHWHGVFLPNRYDGVPYLTQMPIKAHETFVYKFPVIQNGTYWYHSHTEMQEQSGMYGALIFNKVNEPEIPTIPVVLSDWTDMNPMEADRFLHTANDWFAIKKGTTQSYAEAIQKGHFKTKLTNEWKRMSAMDVSDVYYEKFLSNGKPTLSYAQFKAGDKVRLRMVNGGASTYFWLSYSGGKITVVGNDGNDVEPVEVDRLIIAPSETYDVVVTIPENMQYEFLSTAEDRTNSTSIWLGSGMKMPAKPLGKLKYFEGMKMMNDMMKMDGSMAPMEGMEMSNQQMDMNNVMYPEITGAEAGKTKKKAEKKGHDMETMDHKKTMGNMEGMEMGGAESEIVTLNYGMLRATEKTTLRKGPERLLKFELTGNMDRYVWTLDNKTVSESDRILIKKGENVKIILYNNSMMRHPMHLHGHDFRVLNGQGAYAPLKNVLDILPMETDTLEFAATESGDWFFHCHILYHMMSGMGRVFSYENSPPNPEIPNPKYAQRMLNSDDRKFHLMGMAGLESNGSDGQLMLSNTRYRLSTEWRLGFKAHHGMESETYFGRYLGKTQWLFPFIGFDYHYNPVRNEREKNMFGQLSNQKNRKAITAGIQYTLPMLIVAEARVDSKGKLRFQLKREDVPITNRLRFSFSANTDKEYMTGFRYIVTKYFSLSTHYDSDMGYGGGITLSY; encoded by the coding sequence ATGAAAAGGACATTAATCATGATACTGTTGTTTGGCTTTTCGCAAATGGTTCTTGCACAACATGAAGGGCATCAAATGCCAGTCAAACAACCGAAAAAAGCGGAAACAGGAAAGCCCGTTGTATTGGAGAAAAGCAGTTTGAAAGTAAAAACGCAACCGAAATCAGTGCGTTACGACTTGTACATCAAGGATACGACGGTTAATTATTCTGGAAAGGAGAAAAAGGCAATTGCCATTAATGGTCGTATTCCCGGACCGGTATTGACCTTTACCGAGGGGGATACTGCGGTTGTATATGTACACAACCTCATGCATATGGAGACTTCAATCCACTGGCATGGTGTCTTTTTGCCTAACCGCTATGATGGGGTTCCCTATCTGACACAAATGCCGATTAAAGCTCATGAGACCTTTGTTTATAAATTCCCGGTCATCCAGAACGGTACCTATTGGTACCATAGTCATACGGAAATGCAGGAGCAAAGCGGAATGTATGGAGCACTGATCTTTAATAAGGTGAATGAACCGGAGATTCCGACCATTCCCGTGGTATTGAGCGACTGGACAGATATGAATCCAATGGAGGCAGACCGGTTTTTACATACGGCGAACGACTGGTTTGCCATTAAAAAAGGAACGACTCAAAGTTATGCTGAAGCGATACAAAAGGGCCATTTTAAGACCAAGCTGACCAACGAATGGAAGCGGATGAGTGCCATGGATGTGAGTGATGTCTATTATGAAAAGTTTCTCAGCAACGGGAAACCAACGCTTAGTTATGCTCAGTTTAAGGCAGGGGATAAGGTCAGACTGAGGATGGTTAACGGGGGAGCCTCTACTTATTTTTGGCTCAGTTACTCCGGTGGAAAGATTACTGTGGTCGGAAACGATGGCAACGATGTCGAACCTGTGGAAGTAGACCGCCTGATTATTGCTCCTTCTGAAACCTACGATGTGGTGGTCACCATTCCTGAAAATATGCAGTACGAGTTTTTATCCACCGCAGAAGACCGGACCAATTCGACTTCCATCTGGTTGGGGAGCGGGATGAAAATGCCGGCAAAACCTTTAGGTAAACTGAAGTATTTTGAAGGGATGAAGATGATGAACGACATGATGAAAATGGATGGAAGCATGGCGCCAATGGAAGGGATGGAAATGAGCAATCAGCAAATGGACATGAACAATGTCATGTATCCGGAGATTACAGGAGCCGAAGCGGGAAAAACCAAAAAGAAAGCGGAAAAGAAAGGCCATGATATGGAAACCATGGATCATAAGAAAACCATGGGCAATATGGAAGGGATGGAGATGGGGGGAGCCGAATCCGAAATTGTAACCCTAAACTACGGAATGTTGCGTGCTACAGAGAAGACCACGTTGAGAAAAGGACCGGAAAGGCTGTTAAAGTTTGAGCTGACCGGAAATATGGACCGCTATGTCTGGACGCTGGATAATAAAACCGTTTCGGAATCAGATAGAATCCTGATAAAAAAAGGAGAGAATGTGAAAATTATCCTCTATAACAACTCTATGATGCGTCATCCGATGCATTTACATGGACATGATTTTAGGGTATTAAACGGACAGGGAGCATACGCGCCGTTAAAAAATGTGCTGGATATCCTGCCTATGGAAACTGATACCCTGGAATTTGCGGCTACAGAAAGTGGCGATTGGTTTTTTCACTGCCACATTCTTTACCACATGATGAGTGGGATGGGAAGGGTCTTCAGTTATGAAAACTCCCCTCCAAATCCTGAAATTCCAAATCCTAAGTATGCGCAACGCATGTTAAACAGCGACGACAGGAAGTTTCATCTGATGGGAATGGCCGGATTGGAAAGCAATGGAAGCGACGGACAGTTGATGTTATCCAATACCCGTTACCGTCTTTCTACGGAATGGAGATTAGGCTTCAAAGCACACCATGGCATGGAAAGCGAAACTTATTTCGGCAGGTATTTGGGTAAAACGCAATGGCTGTTTCCTTTTATAGGTTTCGATTATCATTATAACCCGGTCAGAAATGAAAGGGAAAAGAATATGTTTGGACAGCTGAGCAATCAGAAGAACAGAAAGGCAATTACTGCCGGTATTCAGTATACCTTGCCAATGTTGATTGTTGCTGAAGCAAGGGTCGACAGCAAGGGCAAGCTGCGCTTTCAATTGAAACGTGAAGATGTGCCGATTACGAATAGATTAAGGTTCAGTTTTTCTGCAAATACGGACAAAGAATACATGACTGGTTTCCGGTATATCGTTACCAAATATTTCTCTTTGTCTACACACTATGATAGCGATATGGGCTATGGTGGAGGAATCACATTAAGTTATTAA
- a CDS encoding DUF1080 domain-containing protein produces the protein MNKKFLLLGLSSLLTFRSANTLFAADHFPSADVKQEVTAKDLIGRWDITMDENGKSVPSWLEVKLSGYRTLVGYFVGPSGSARPISKVNFDKGKFSFAIPPQWEEGTQDVVIEGEVSGTEIHGTLVSSEGKKYSWKGVKAPALKRKVTAWAKPITLFNGKDLKGWKALGKNQWLVKNGVLTSPQSGANLISDRKFNDFKLHVEFRYQKGSNSGVYLRGRYEAQIEDSPKDAHPSSVLFSGIYGFLPPNEIAALGPDKWQSYDITLVGRLVTVVANGKTVISNQEIPGITGGALDSNEGEAGPIYIQGDHGPIEFRKIVITPAK, from the coding sequence ATGAATAAAAAGTTTCTCTTATTGGGGCTAAGCAGCCTGTTAACATTTCGGTCGGCAAATACACTATTTGCAGCAGACCATTTTCCATCCGCTGACGTTAAGCAGGAAGTAACTGCAAAAGACTTAATCGGTCGCTGGGACATTACCATGGACGAAAATGGAAAGTCTGTACCTTCCTGGCTGGAGGTTAAGCTTTCCGGTTACCGTACACTGGTTGGTTATTTTGTAGGCCCGTCAGGCAGTGCACGTCCCATTTCAAAAGTAAATTTTGATAAAGGCAAGTTCAGTTTTGCCATTCCACCACAATGGGAGGAAGGAACTCAGGATGTAGTGATTGAAGGAGAAGTATCAGGAACTGAAATTCATGGTACCCTGGTGAGTAGTGAAGGGAAAAAATATAGCTGGAAAGGTGTAAAAGCACCAGCATTAAAAAGAAAAGTAACCGCCTGGGCAAAACCTATTACCTTATTCAATGGAAAAGACCTTAAAGGCTGGAAGGCACTGGGTAAAAATCAGTGGTTGGTTAAAAATGGGGTATTGACCAGTCCGCAGTCTGGTGCCAATCTGATTTCTGATCGGAAGTTTAACGACTTTAAGCTACATGTAGAATTCAGGTATCAGAAAGGCAGCAATAGCGGGGTGTATTTAAGAGGACGTTATGAAGCGCAAATCGAAGACAGTCCGAAAGATGCACATCCTTCGAGCGTATTGTTTAGCGGGATATATGGTTTCTTACCGCCCAATGAAATTGCTGCTTTAGGACCAGACAAATGGCAGAGCTATGATATTACCCTGGTTGGTCGACTGGTAACGGTCGTAGCAAACGGGAAAACGGTGATCAGCAATCAGGAGATTCCGGGGATTACCGGCGGTGCACTGGACAGCAATGAGGGAGAAGCAGGACCGATCTACATTCAGGGAGATCATGGACCGATCGAATTCAGAAAAATTGTGATCACACCAGCAAAATAG
- a CDS encoding AraC family transcriptional regulator, with protein MEALLTRVSIYSRQMIDVTNFDTAIDLQQPRRILKYVLVFCTSGKATLVVDENEFELSENTVITITSGQIHYFKALDGAEGIILEFTYDFFIKGDHDMELIFHNGLFCHFAMNEAIKVENGTMIVKLLKEIEQEILTRPYQYLISVHSRIELILIEVNRTKINRGDELYKPDALFLRFLEAVLSNFKNNLSVNDIAGLLGTTEAKLNELSKLHTNKTAQNVIFGLIVSESKRLFTYEKLSVKEVAYALGFNDPFYFSNFFKKHTRISPKSYKETVLN; from the coding sequence ATGGAGGCCTTGCTGACCAGGGTTTCTATTTATAGCCGTCAAATGATTGATGTCACCAACTTTGATACCGCGATTGATTTGCAGCAGCCAAGACGTATTCTAAAATACGTCTTGGTTTTTTGTACGTCCGGGAAGGCAACATTAGTGGTCGATGAAAACGAATTTGAACTTTCTGAAAACACCGTGATTACGATTACTTCCGGCCAAATCCATTATTTCAAAGCACTGGATGGCGCAGAAGGCATTATCCTGGAATTTACCTACGACTTCTTTATCAAGGGAGACCATGATATGGAACTTATCTTTCACAATGGTTTATTTTGTCATTTTGCGATGAATGAAGCCATCAAAGTAGAAAATGGCACAATGATCGTTAAGCTGCTGAAAGAAATTGAACAGGAAATTTTAACCAGACCTTATCAATACCTGATTTCAGTACACAGCAGGATTGAGCTGATCCTGATTGAGGTCAACCGTACCAAAATTAACCGGGGTGATGAGCTCTATAAGCCTGATGCTTTATTCCTTCGTTTTCTGGAAGCTGTATTGAGTAATTTTAAGAACAACTTGTCGGTGAATGATATTGCCGGGCTTCTCGGGACCACGGAAGCAAAGCTCAACGAGCTTTCAAAACTTCATACCAATAAAACAGCACAGAACGTGATCTTTGGATTGATTGTTTCTGAATCAAAACGGCTCTTTACTTACGAAAAATTATCGGTGAAAGAGGTGGCCTATGCTTTAGGTTTTAACGATCCTTTTTACTTTTCTAATTTCTTTAAGAAACACACGCGCATATCTCCAAAGTCTTATAAAGAGACGGTATTGAATTAA
- a CDS encoding TQO small subunit DoxD, translating to MERYQNTATLLLRFALAMGFLSAVSSRLGLLGSHSSGWENFLAYVGKVNSFAPEGSVLILAIASTIFEAGFAILLLIGYQIRWISVGAAALTLAFALAMTYSFGLKDPLDYSVFAFSAAAFLLSTAPKYPWSIDELILKKENR from the coding sequence ATGGAAAGATATCAGAACACCGCAACACTTCTCTTACGATTTGCATTAGCCATGGGATTTTTATCTGCTGTAAGCAGCAGACTGGGTTTGTTAGGCAGTCATTCTTCAGGCTGGGAGAACTTTTTAGCTTATGTTGGAAAGGTAAACTCTTTTGCTCCGGAGGGCTCAGTTTTAATTCTTGCGATCGCAAGTACCATTTTTGAAGCTGGCTTTGCGATCCTGCTACTCATCGGTTATCAAATCCGCTGGATTTCTGTTGGAGCTGCCGCATTAACCTTAGCATTCGCATTGGCGATGACCTATTCTTTTGGCCTCAAAGATCCCTTAGATTATTCTGTGTTTGCGTTTAGTGCTGCTGCCTTTCTCTTGTCTACTGCGCCAAAATATCCCTGGAGCATCGATGAACTGATCTTAAAAAAAGAAAACCGATAA
- a CDS encoding tetratricopeptide repeat-containing sensor histidine kinase, giving the protein MSFRVTLFFLCLVYTLMTFSCKQIVKEPANHQVHFDTVINQASTYLGDGQNKSAIKHLDSAYGVFPHPGIKDLYRKYDNLFNIYLNYDFNIPKAKLYTDSIFFLLKGKETIYKNEYTNALFFLGEVLMAEKRYTESFKAFYDGRSFANKNLEGCPLSIFSYRLGMVRYTQEEYGKAIPFFKEAIIENKGCTPGFGFDYLFINPQNYLNTIALCFEKSGELDSAIVYYHKALDFIAASKARFPKREAFITGANGVIYGNLGGIYAKKGDDQQAEKYLKESIAINDRAGYEIQDAQTAKLKLADLYIRRSDFIPAERLLNELKGYLSGKYGLGQRNNNIRVKWVRLKYEYYHKRGEPLLAYPYLQKSDVSRDSVIRADRELKDFDIDKVFSDSEQKYRLALLNKDNQLKTAYLAAAVICIIMVMIILFFIWYNLRHSRRINKQISEQNINMQKTLSSLEQSQEENVKMMMIVAHDLRNPIGNITSMADLMLVDQERPEDDLVMLEMIKKSGQNSLHLVNDLLKVNSKTENLQKEPVDLYVLLNYCVNLLRHKAEEKKQQLILHAVHVTIPVNTEKMWRVMSNLIGNAVKFSPESAIINISVKEEKERVLIAVEDHGIGIPAAIKTKIFDMSGEGQRSGTAGEQPYGLGLAISRQIIETHGGRIWVESEPEKGSIFYIELPL; this is encoded by the coding sequence ATGTCTTTTCGAGTAACCTTATTTTTTCTGTGTTTAGTTTATACGCTTATGACTTTCTCCTGCAAACAAATTGTAAAGGAGCCGGCCAATCATCAGGTACACTTCGATACGGTGATTAATCAGGCCAGCACTTATCTTGGTGATGGTCAGAATAAAAGCGCAATTAAGCATCTGGATTCCGCTTATGGGGTCTTTCCTCATCCGGGGATTAAGGACCTATACCGGAAATATGATAACCTGTTTAACATTTACCTGAATTATGATTTCAATATCCCAAAGGCCAAGCTTTATACAGACAGTATTTTTTTCCTTTTAAAAGGGAAGGAAACGATTTATAAAAACGAATACACCAATGCGCTGTTTTTTCTTGGAGAGGTATTAATGGCCGAAAAGAGATACACAGAATCGTTTAAGGCTTTTTATGATGGGCGGTCTTTTGCAAATAAAAACCTGGAAGGCTGTCCGCTTTCTATTTTTAGTTATAGGCTTGGAATGGTCAGGTATACTCAGGAAGAATACGGGAAGGCCATCCCTTTCTTTAAAGAAGCGATCATTGAAAATAAGGGTTGTACCCCGGGCTTTGGCTTTGATTACCTCTTTATCAATCCTCAGAATTATCTGAACACCATTGCGTTGTGTTTTGAGAAATCGGGGGAGCTTGATAGCGCCATCGTTTATTATCATAAAGCACTGGATTTTATTGCTGCCAGTAAGGCTCGTTTTCCAAAACGGGAAGCTTTTATAACCGGGGCAAATGGGGTGATCTACGGAAATTTAGGTGGGATTTACGCTAAAAAAGGAGATGATCAACAAGCGGAAAAATACCTGAAGGAAAGTATTGCCATCAACGACCGGGCGGGTTATGAGATTCAGGATGCGCAAACAGCTAAATTAAAGCTTGCTGATTTGTACATCAGACGTTCGGATTTTATCCCTGCGGAAAGGCTTTTAAATGAACTGAAAGGCTATTTGTCCGGTAAATATGGTTTAGGACAAAGGAACAATAACATCAGGGTAAAATGGGTGAGGCTGAAGTATGAGTATTACCATAAAAGAGGGGAGCCTTTACTCGCTTACCCTTATTTGCAAAAGAGCGATGTGTCCCGCGACTCTGTGATTAGGGCCGACAGGGAGTTAAAGGATTTTGATATTGATAAAGTTTTCAGCGATAGCGAGCAGAAATATCGTCTGGCCTTATTGAATAAAGACAATCAATTGAAGACCGCTTACCTCGCTGCTGCAGTGATCTGTATCATTATGGTCATGATCATTCTTTTCTTTATCTGGTATAACCTGCGGCATTCCAGAAGGATAAATAAGCAGATTTCTGAACAGAACATCAATATGCAGAAAACACTGAGTTCCCTGGAACAGAGCCAGGAAGAAAATGTGAAGATGATGATGATTGTGGCCCACGACCTCCGCAATCCGATTGGAAACATCACCTCAATGGCTGATTTAATGCTGGTAGATCAGGAACGTCCTGAGGACGACCTGGTGATGCTGGAAATGATTAAGAAATCGGGACAAAATTCGCTTCATCTGGTCAATGATCTGCTCAAGGTGAATAGTAAGACCGAAAACCTGCAGAAAGAACCAGTAGACTTATATGTATTGCTTAATTACTGTGTAAACCTGCTTCGTCATAAAGCAGAAGAGAAGAAGCAGCAGTTAATTTTGCATGCAGTGCATGTGACCATACCTGTAAACACAGAAAAGATGTGGCGTGTGATGAGTAACCTGATTGGAAATGCGGTTAAGTTTAGCCCGGAATCGGCAATCATTAACATCAGCGTAAAGGAAGAAAAAGAAAGGGTTTTAATTGCTGTGGAAGATCACGGGATCGGAATTCCGGCAGCAATTAAAACCAAAATCTTTGATATGTCTGGCGAAGGACAAAGGTCGGGAACTGCAGGTGAACAACCTTATGGACTTGGACTTGCGATCTCCAGACAGATTATTGAAACTCATGGAGGAAGGATATGGGTGGAAAGTGAACCTGAAAAAGGATCCATTTTCTATATCGAACTTCCGCTTTAA
- a CDS encoding RNA polymerase sigma-70 factor yields the protein MGMITYTGLSDGELAILLQQGDRAAFTEIYNRYKYLLYLHVYKRLRNADEAEDIIHDLFAVLWNNRETFVLKTHLSGYLYTAVRNRVFKFMAHKDIESAYITSFFETAKSTVNITDHLVREHQMTVLIEKEIAALPSKMREIFELSRKHHLSHKEIADQLQLSEQTVSKQVTNALRILRAKLWFLTFLAFFIKP from the coding sequence ATGGGGATGATAACTTATACTGGTCTTAGTGACGGTGAATTGGCTATTTTATTGCAGCAGGGAGACCGGGCTGCTTTTACCGAGATCTACAACAGGTATAAGTATCTTTTATACCTGCATGTTTACAAGCGTTTAAGAAATGCCGATGAAGCGGAAGACATCATTCATGATCTTTTTGCAGTGTTGTGGAACAACCGGGAAACCTTTGTTTTAAAAACACACCTGTCCGGTTATTTATATACAGCGGTGCGAAACCGGGTCTTTAAATTCATGGCGCATAAAGACATCGAATCGGCCTACATTACTTCCTTTTTTGAAACTGCAAAGAGCACTGTTAATATTACGGATCATCTTGTCCGGGAGCATCAAATGACCGTACTCATTGAGAAAGAGATTGCTGCGCTTCCTTCGAAAATGAGAGAAATATTTGAGTTGAGCCGAAAGCACCATCTGTCTCATAAAGAAATCGCTGATCAGTTACAGCTTTCTGAGCAAACAGTTTCCAAGCAGGTGACCAATGCACTGAGAATCCTGCGGGCAAAACTCTGGTTTTTAACCTTCCTGGCCTTTTTTATTAAACCTTAA
- a CDS encoding FecR domain-containing protein has translation MNKEELKSLLEKFDAGQCTAEEVGMLESWYLQWRTDEEIDLADAEAEQRIDHIWSRLDEEPEVQKTPLRLWPRFAAAAVILIALSSGLFFYLHRGGSTSVSIAKQDVPAGGNKAYLTLADGKRIVLSDAANGELAKETGVAISKSADGQLIYTLSALSNTAKTGQPIYNKIETPKGGQYQVVLPDGTKVWLNSASSLRFPAMFTNLKKREVELNGEAYFEVAHNKKQPFIVKTARQELSVLGTHFNLSSYAEEDVTKTTLLQGAVLVHRLGNILNPIEGKDFALLKPGQQATLRKTIQTGPADIEMATAWKDGNFLFNELDLKSILQQLSRWYNVEVDYSHVPENRFFTVFISRSVNLSKVLEMLEIAGGIQFEIDQKTIKVINLKH, from the coding sequence ATGAACAAAGAAGAACTAAAATCATTACTTGAAAAATTCGATGCAGGGCAATGTACTGCAGAAGAGGTCGGCATGTTGGAAAGCTGGTATTTGCAATGGAGAACAGATGAAGAGATTGATCTCGCCGATGCAGAAGCCGAACAACGCATAGATCATATCTGGAGCAGACTCGATGAGGAGCCGGAAGTTCAAAAAACTCCGTTGCGTTTGTGGCCTCGCTTTGCAGCTGCAGCGGTCATTCTGATTGCCCTGAGCAGCGGTTTGTTCTTTTATCTCCACCGTGGCGGATCAACTTCTGTGAGCATTGCAAAACAAGATGTTCCTGCCGGAGGCAACAAAGCTTATTTGACCCTTGCAGATGGAAAACGAATTGTATTAAGCGATGCCGCGAACGGGGAATTGGCTAAGGAAACCGGGGTTGCCATTAGTAAATCGGCAGATGGACAGCTCATTTATACCCTTTCTGCGCTTTCAAATACAGCTAAAACTGGTCAACCGATATACAATAAGATTGAAACGCCAAAAGGCGGGCAATATCAGGTTGTTCTGCCGGATGGGACGAAAGTCTGGCTAAACTCCGCGTCATCGCTCCGCTTTCCGGCCATGTTTACAAATTTGAAAAAACGGGAAGTTGAATTAAACGGCGAAGCCTATTTTGAAGTTGCCCATAATAAAAAGCAACCTTTTATTGTAAAAACTGCCCGTCAGGAACTGTCGGTATTGGGAACTCATTTTAACCTGAGCAGTTATGCTGAGGAGGACGTCACGAAAACGACTTTGCTTCAGGGAGCAGTACTTGTTCACCGTCTCGGGAACATCTTGAATCCTATTGAGGGGAAAGATTTTGCACTGCTTAAACCAGGTCAGCAAGCGACACTTCGGAAGACCATTCAGACTGGTCCTGCAGATATTGAAATGGCTACGGCCTGGAAAGACGGGAATTTTCTGTTTAATGAGCTGGACCTGAAAAGTATCTTACAGCAGCTCTCCAGATGGTATAATGTAGAGGTCGATTATAGCCATGTTCCGGAAAACAGATTTTTTACCGTATTTATTTCCAGGAGTGTGAACCTTTCAAAGGTCTTGGAGATGTTGGAAATAGCGGGAGGGATACAGTTTGAAATAGACCAAAAGACCATTAAAGTGATCAACTTAAAACACTAA